In Physeter macrocephalus isolate SW-GA chromosome 2, ASM283717v5, whole genome shotgun sequence, a single window of DNA contains:
- the DLX1 gene encoding homeobox protein DLX-1 isoform X2, whose amino-acid sequence MTMTTMPESLNSPVSGKAVFMEFGPPNQQMSPSPMSHGHYSMHCLHSAGHSQPDGAYSSASSFSRPLGYPYVNSVSSHASSPYISSVQSYPGSASLAQSRLEDPGQDLVPEQALQVQEADEAGRGGSGG is encoded by the exons ATGACCATGACCACCATGCCAGAGAGTCTCAACAGCCCCGTGTCGGGCAAGGCGGTGTTTATGGAGTTTGGGCCACCCAACCAGCAAATGTCTCCTTCTCCCATGTCCCACGGGCACTACTCCATGCACTGTTTACACTCGGCGGGCCATTCGCAGCCCGACGGCGCCTACAGCTCGGCCTCGTCCTTCTCCCGACCGCTGGGCTACCCTTACGTCAACTCGGTCAGCAGCCACGCGTCCAGCCCCTACATCAGTTCGGTGCAGTCCTACCCGGGCAGCGCCAGCCTCGCCCAGAGCCGCCTGGAGGACCCAG GTCAAGATCTGGTTCCAGAACAAGCGCTCCAAGTTCAAGAAGCTGATGAAGCAGGGCGGGGCGGCTCTGGAGGGTAG
- the DLX1 gene encoding homeobox protein DLX-1 isoform X1, translating to MTMTTMPESLNSPVSGKAVFMEFGPPNQQMSPSPMSHGHYSMHCLHSAGHSQPDGAYSSASSFSRPLGYPYVNSVSSHASSPYISSVQSYPGSASLAQSRLEDPGADSEKSTVVEGGEVRFNGKGKKIRKPRTIYSSLQLQALNRRFQQTQYLALPERAELAASLGLTQTQVKIWFQNKRSKFKKLMKQGGAALEGSALANGRALSAGSPPVPPGWNPNSSSGKGSGGSAGSYIPSYTSWYPSAHQEAMQQPQLM from the exons ATGACCATGACCACCATGCCAGAGAGTCTCAACAGCCCCGTGTCGGGCAAGGCGGTGTTTATGGAGTTTGGGCCACCCAACCAGCAAATGTCTCCTTCTCCCATGTCCCACGGGCACTACTCCATGCACTGTTTACACTCGGCGGGCCATTCGCAGCCCGACGGCGCCTACAGCTCGGCCTCGTCCTTCTCCCGACCGCTGGGCTACCCTTACGTCAACTCGGTCAGCAGCCACGCGTCCAGCCCCTACATCAGTTCGGTGCAGTCCTACCCGGGCAGCGCCAGCCTCGCCCAGAGCCGCCTGGAGGACCCAG GGGCTGACTCCGAGAAGAGCACGGTGGTGGAAGGCGGTGAAGTGCGCTTCAATGGCAAGGGGAAAAAGATCCGCAAACCCAGGACGATTTATTCCAGTTTGCAGTTGCAGGCTTTGAACCGCAGGTTCCAGCAAACTCAGTACCTAGCTCTGCCCGAGAGGGCGGAGCTCGCGGCCTCCTTGGGACTCACGCAGACGCAG GTCAAGATCTGGTTCCAGAACAAGCGCTCCAAGTTCAAGAAGCTGATGAAGCAGGGCGGGGCGGCTCTGGAGGGTAGCGCGCTGGCCAACGGCCGGGCGCTGTCTGCAGGCTCTCCTCCAGTGCCGCCCGGCTGGAACCCCAACTCCTCTTCCGGGAAGGGCTCGGGCGGCAGCGCGGGCTCCTACATCCCCAGCTACACGTCGTGGTACCCCTCGGCGCACCAAGAAGCTATGCAGCAACCCCAGCTCATGTGA